The region ATCCAAGGGGAGGGGTTTGAAATTGCGCACCGATTTTTTAACTAAGATATTTTGCGTAGCAATAAATAGCGGAATAATTACGGTTTGATCTTCTAATAATAACTTTTGGGCTTGATGGTAAGCTTGAATTCTTTTTTGCACATCTTTTTCTACGGCCGCTTGGGCAATCAACGTATCGTATTGCGGATTTTTCCAACCCGTATGATTGTTGCCTGAATATTGGGTAAAGAGATTCATAAAATTATCGGGGTCGGGGTAATCAGCCCCCCAGCCCAAGCGAAACAAGGCCGGGGGGTCTTGGGCTAATTGAGCCAGGTAAGATTTCCATTCCTGATTTTCTAATTCAACGTTGAGGTTTAAATGTTTTTTCCATTGGGCTTGGGCCCATTCTGCAATTTTTTTATTAAGGGGGTCGCTATTAAAAACCAAAGTGAGTGGGGGAAGAGATTTTGAACTTGCTTCTGCCAATAAGGCCTTGGCCTGTTCGGGATCAAAACGGATTCCTGCATTTTCTTCATATCCCAACAATCCAGGTGGGATCCAAGCGGAGGTTATTTGTTCACCGCCTTTCAAAATTTGCGGTAAGGGTGATTTATCAAGAGCCATGCTTAAGGCACGACGAATTCTTACATCATGAACCGGGGATTTACGAATATTGAAACCTAAGTAATAACCTCGTAGTTTGGTTTGGCTTATTAATTCAGGGTGATGACGATATTGCGATAAAGCAATGGGTGGCAGTAGCGCAATGTCAAGTTGCCCGCTTTCATAAAGGGCCAAAGTGGTGCTGGGATCTTGCACCACATAAATACGAAGTTTTTCAATTTTAGGCTTAGGCAAACCACCATAATGCGGGTTGGTTTTAAGTTGCAATCGATATTGGTGCCACCATTCTTGCAATTGATAAGGTCCGCAAGTTTGAATATTTTTCGGGTCTGTCCAGTGAGAACCATGTTGTTCAACAATATCCTGGCGCAACGGAAAGGTTACCATGAACGTGGTAAGGCTGGGGAAAAAGACAATGGGTTTATGAAGGCGCACTTCAAGGGTGTGGGCATTCAAGGCTTTAAAGCCAAGTTGAGTCGCATCTTTTAATTTGTCTTGATTAAACTCTTGCGCACCTTCGACGTCAAAGAGGTAATACGCATATTCAGCGGCCGTTTTAGGGTCTAATAACCTGGTCCACGAGTAAACAAAATCATGGGCCGTTACCGGTTTGCCATCCGACCAACGATAATTGGGGTTCAAATAAAAAGTATAAATTTTACCATCTGGGCTAATCTTCCAAGATTGAGCAATAGCGGGGGTGGGTTTTAAATTTTCATCAAAGGCAGTTAATCCCTCCATGAGTTGGTTTAAAATTTGATAACTAACATTGTCAGTGGCCAAGTTCCAATCGAGGGTAGGGGGTTCAGAGGCCACTGAAATATTAAGCGAGGGGAAATTTTGAGAAGTAAGGGATGTACAAGCAAATAATAATAAACATAATAGGAGGCTCATTTTTGCCATAAGGTCTATTTAAGATTTTTATGCTTTTA is a window of Deltaproteobacteria bacterium DNA encoding:
- a CDS encoding peptide ABC transporter substrate-binding protein, giving the protein MAKMSLLLCLLLFACTSLTSQNFPSLNISVASEPPTLDWNLATDNVSYQILNQLMEGLTAFDENLKPTPAIAQSWKISPDGKIYTFYLNPNYRWSDGKPVTAHDFVYSWTRLLDPKTAAEYAYYLFDVEGAQEFNQDKLKDATQLGFKALNAHTLEVRLHKPIVFFPSLTTFMVTFPLRQDIVEQHGSHWTDPKNIQTCGPYQLQEWWHQYRLQLKTNPHYGGLPKPKIEKLRIYVVQDPSTTLALYESGQLDIALLPPIALSQYRHHPELISQTKLRGYYLGFNIRKSPVHDVRIRRALSMALDKSPLPQILKGGEQITSAWIPPGLLGYEENAGIRFDPEQAKALLAEASSKSLPPLTLVFNSDPLNKKIAEWAQAQWKKHLNLNVELENQEWKSYLAQLAQDPPALFRLGWGADYPDPDNFMNLFTQYSGNNHTGWKNPQYDTLIAQAAVEKDVQKRIQAYHQAQKLLLEDQTVIIPLFIATQNILVKKSVRNFKPLPLDFVYYKLVSKDN